One window from the genome of Borrelia puertoricensis encodes:
- a CDS encoding DUF244 domain-containing protein: MTNMTKINNSGSEEGMQQFDLYGQMVFKGFESFAYQSQENLKGKQKQLSKISKIGRKIPNINKNEYFKFNSKVDFSMQRRALHRVGASEVGSLFMGADSLEEMFIVRILKSIGREIPFEENLSIKKGKALENLIIDEFVKTYDKNIHILHKNKYSNGIDKYNYFKKVEGCETLVGATIDAWFVNGEGDAELLETKCSDSFQIQCGASEYNRIGNFLDNKYFFKYYVQVQMQLLCTGLKKGNLFFLFGGDTTNCVIERDDAFIAKIMFYMVAFNVEINNALKYMRSYNDIESASNEELVERIKSFLNKSEFYNTLAQLDFRQEFLKFVKLTNLEVENELGLKNDIFILNKMVEHISKVESEKAKEAEEITKVVKLKVKRKIQDMMRTYSIIDNIYYNFEGILFSLNMRKRAIKDRFKVFSDSYTQVNGLSNFSSNSNEWSTPILKAV; the protein is encoded by the coding sequence ATGACAAATATGACAAAAATAAATAATTCAGGATCAGAGGAAGGGATGCAACAATTTGATTTGTACGGACAAATGGTGTTTAAGGGTTTTGAATCTTTTGCATATCAGAGTCAAGAAAATCTTAAAGGTAAACAAAAACAGTTAAGTAAAATAAGCAAGATAGGACGTAAGATACCTAATATTAACAAGAATGAGTATTTTAAGTTTAATAGTAAGGTTGACTTTAGTATGCAAAGAAGAGCTTTACACAGGGTAGGAGCTAGTGAAGTTGGTAGTCTGTTTATGGGAGCTGATTCTTTAGAAGAGATGTTTATCGTAAGAATTCTTAAATCAATAGGAAGGGAAATACCATTTGAAGAAAATTTGAGTATTAAAAAAGGAAAGGCTTTAGAGAATTTAATAATTGACGAATTTGTAAAAACTTATGATAAGAATATTCATATATTACATAAAAATAAATATTCAAACGGTATTGATAAATATAATTACTTTAAAAAAGTTGAGGGCTGTGAGACATTAGTTGGTGCTACAATTGATGCTTGGTTTGTTAATGGGGAAGGTGATGCTGAACTTTTAGAGACAAAATGCAGCGATTCATTTCAAATACAATGCGGTGCTTCTGAATATAATAGAATTGGTAATTTTCTAGATAATAAATATTTCTTTAAGTATTACGTACAAGTACAGATGCAACTCTTATGTACGGGATTGAAAAAAGGAAACTTATTCTTTTTATTTGGTGGAGATACTACAAACTGTGTTATTGAAAGAGACGATGCATTTATAGCAAAGATTATGTTTTATATGGTGGCTTTTAATGTTGAGATTAACAACGCTCTTAAGTATATGAGAAGCTATAATGATATTGAGAGTGCAAGTAATGAAGAGTTGGTTGAGAGAATAAAATCATTTTTAAATAAAAGTGAATTTTATAATACCTTGGCACAATTAGACTTTAGACAAGAATTTCTTAAGTTTGTTAAGTTGACAAATCTAGAAGTTGAGAATGAGCTTGGTTTAAAAAATGATATTTTTATTTTAAATAAAATGGTTGAGCATATCAGTAAAGTTGAATCTGAGAAAGCAAAAGAAGCTGAGGAGATTACCAAAGTAGTTAAATTAAAAGTAAAAAGAAAAATTCAAGATATGATGAGGACTTATTCAATTATTGATAATATCTATTATAATTTTGAAGGAATTTTATTCTCGTTAAACATGAGAAAAAGAGCCATTAAAGATAGGTTTAAGGTGTTTAGTGATAGTTATACACAAGTGAATGGGCTTTCTAATTTTAGTAGTAATTCAAATGAATGGTCTACACCTATTTTAAAAGCTGTTTAA